CGGCGTTTCGAACCCGTAGCCGCCGTCCTCGAATCCGCTCCAGCGGTGGCGTGTCAGGATCTCGACGCCCTGGGCTTCCAGACGCGCGATCCAGGCCCGCAGCAACGGCGAGGCCTTCATGGCTTTCGGGAAGACCCGGCCCGAGGAGCCAGTGAAGGTCTCGGTGCCCAGTCCTTTGGCCCAGTCGCGGACATCGTCGGGCTTGAAGCCGTCCAAAGCGGGGCGCAGCCGGTCGTACGTCTTGCCGAAGCGGGTGACGAAGCGCCCATAGTCTTCCGAATGGGTGATATTGAGGCCGGATTTTCCGGCGAGCAGAAATTTGCGAGCCACCGTGGGCATCGCTTCGTAAATGGCGACGGCGTGACCGGATGCCGAGAGCACCTCGGCCGCCATCAAGCCCGCCGGTCCGCCGCCGATGATCGTGATCTGTTTTTTCTTCATGGCTCGCCTGATACAGGATTCATATCCACGCGTCTCCGGATTTGCGGGAACAAGCGCCTCGTTGCGGGCGACCGGCAAAACCATTAGTTCAGAAGTATATCAACGGAGTGTCCCGGCATGGCCGACCTCAAGGCAAGACCAAGACCCACGGGCGCCACCGCCGTTCTCGGGCGCACCGGCTTTCCGCATGTCACCTCGACGATGAGGGGTGAGCTCGACATCGTCACGAGCCCGTCGCAGCCGGGCTTCAATCCGCTGGACCTGCTTTACGCCTCGCTATCGGCCTGTCTGGTGCTGAGCGCGCGCATCGCCGCAAGCCAGATGGGCGTCCTCGACAGCATCACTGAATTGACCGCTGACGTAACCGGCGAGAAGGCAACGGAAGGGCCTTCGCGCGTCGAGAGGTTCAGGATCGTCTTCGCCATCAAGGGCGATATCGATGAGAACACCCGGCAGGAGATCGCCCGTACAGCGGAGGAAATCTGCACGGTAAGCAACACGATTCGCGGCAATCCGGAATTCGCAACCGTGATTTCCGGCTGAGGCTGCTGGCTTGTCGGATAGTTTTGCCTGCTTTTGTCGTTCCTGCGCTATCGTCGGTGGCCTTCATCTGGTAATTCGCTGTCGATTGCCGCTTTCACTGCTTGCGGCGCAGAAAGCATCGATACCATGGCTCAGGCCGCAATCGTCGAAACCGCACCTTCCAATCGCCTTGCCCTCGCGGCATTGATCCTTGGCGGGGCGGCGATCGGCGGTTCGCCGATCTTCGTGCGACTGTCGGAAGTCGGACCGATGGCGACGGCGTTCTGGCGCGTCGCCCTCGCCCTGATACCGATCTTTATCTTCTCGCTGATTAAGCGTAACGATGCCGGGCCAAAGCCTGAAAAGCTTGCGGATTATGCTCTGCTGATCCTGCCAGGTGCGGTCCTCGCCATGGACCTTGCTTTATGGCATCTCTCGATCACGATGACATCGGTTGCCAACGCGACGCTGCTGGCCAATCTTGCGCCGGTGTTCGTCACGGTTATCGGCTTCCTTTTCTTCCGGGCGGTGGTGACGCGGCTTTTTGTGCTCGGCCTTGCGCTTGCATTGGCCGGCGTCGTCATCCTGAAGGGCGGGCCCTCGGCCTTTAGAAACGGGGATCTGCTGGGCGATGGCGTCGCCATTGTCGCGGCCTTGTTCTATGCCGGCTATATCCTTGCGATCGGCAGGCTCAGAAGCCGGTTCGATACTATCCGCATCATGCTCTGGAGTACGGCGTCTGCGGCGGTCTTCGTATTTCCGCTGGCTTTCGCCTTTGAGGATCAGATCTGGCCGGCCACCGCCTATGGCTGGGCGATGGTTTTCGGCCTCGCCTTCGTTAGCCACGCAGGCGGGCAAGTGGCGATCACTTATGCGCTCGCCTATCTGCCGGCCGCCTTCTCGTCGCTGACGCTGCTGCTTCAGCCCGTTGTCGCGGCCATTCTCGCCTGGGTACTGCTCAACGAAACGATCGGCCCGATGCAGGCGATCGGCGGGGCAGTCGTGCTTGCCGGGATCATGATTGCCCGGCGAGGCTGACGAGATCAGGCGACTGCGGCAGGACGCACGCGGCGCGCGTCGAGGATGGCGAGCGAATCGTCGACGGTTGCGGCAAGGGCTGCCTTTTCCGTATTGCAGGTGCCCCAGGCCTCGATGAAGCTGCTCGTCTTGCCGTAGCTGTTGTCGAGCACGCAGTGATCGGCGCCGATCAATACGCACATGATGTGGCCATGCATGCGGTCGGTGATGACCTGGCGCGCCGAGCCGAGCAAGGCCACACCGCGATCGAAGCGCTGCTGCGCGCGTTCGCGATAGGCAAGCTCCGTCATGCGGGCGCGTCCCCCGATCTTCCCGGACATGAGGCCCTTCAGAATCGCGGTATGCTTGGTTTGCCGCTGGAAATCGGCGGGCTCATCCGGCCAGTCGGATTTGACCGTGCCGGAACGTCCCGTGGCTGCGGTGAGATCCTGGGGAGTTCCGACTTCCTGATCTTCGCGCAGGTTGAGCAGCAGCTCGTGCTGCGGGGCCGGGCGCGCGACCGGGCCGATGCAGAAGGCCATGTCCGGACATAGGCGCGTTTCGCACTGGAACCAGCGGCGCGCGAATTCCAGGCTTTTCTTGTCGCGCACAAGGAGCGTGAAGTTGCCGTGCTGCTCGATTGCTCGGGCCGTGCTGTCGATATTGGCCTGCTCCTTGAAATGGATCGTCTGCGGCATCTGGACGATGGGACGGCCCTTGAATTTTGTCAGCATGCCTTCGCGGAACTGGCGATAGCCCGCCCAAATGTCGCCGAAATTGCCGCCGCCGTGGAGAAAGATGCGGCCGTTGCCTATAGTCGCGAGCATTCGCTCTTCATTGTAGGTGGGAATCTCCGTCACATAGGCCGGTCGCGTCTTGCGGCGGTCGAAATAGGCGAGTTCCCCGAGCCAGATGGCGCTGTCGCCGATATTGTAGTGGTTTGGAAAATCGAGAAGCGCGAAGCGCTCCGCCGGATCGACAAGATCGGAGAGGTTGTTTGCGATCAGACCTTGGAGGCGGTTGATGATCGTGATGTTGGTTTCCTGCATAAAAGCTCCTGTTTGCTGGCCAGGCGGCGAAGCTAGGCCTCGGCCCGTTTGCCGAACGGCAGCAGCGACT
Above is a window of Rhizobium etli 8C-3 DNA encoding:
- a CDS encoding OsmC family protein, coding for MADLKARPRPTGATAVLGRTGFPHVTSTMRGELDIVTSPSQPGFNPLDLLYASLSACLVLSARIAASQMGVLDSITELTADVTGEKATEGPSRVERFRIVFAIKGDIDENTRQEIARTAEEICTVSNTIRGNPEFATVISG
- a CDS encoding polysaccharide pyruvyl transferase family protein: MQETNITIINRLQGLIANNLSDLVDPAERFALLDFPNHYNIGDSAIWLGELAYFDRRKTRPAYVTEIPTYNEERMLATIGNGRIFLHGGGNFGDIWAGYRQFREGMLTKFKGRPIVQMPQTIHFKEQANIDSTARAIEQHGNFTLLVRDKKSLEFARRWFQCETRLCPDMAFCIGPVARPAPQHELLLNLREDQEVGTPQDLTAATGRSGTVKSDWPDEPADFQRQTKHTAILKGLMSGKIGGRARMTELAYRERAQQRFDRGVALLGSARQVITDRMHGHIMCVLIGADHCVLDNSYGKTSSFIEAWGTCNTEKAALAATVDDSLAILDARRVRPAAVA
- a CDS encoding DMT family transporter; protein product: MAQAAIVETAPSNRLALAALILGGAAIGGSPIFVRLSEVGPMATAFWRVALALIPIFIFSLIKRNDAGPKPEKLADYALLILPGAVLAMDLALWHLSITMTSVANATLLANLAPVFVTVIGFLFFRAVVTRLFVLGLALALAGVVILKGGPSAFRNGDLLGDGVAIVAALFYAGYILAIGRLRSRFDTIRIMLWSTASAAVFVFPLAFAFEDQIWPATAYGWAMVFGLAFVSHAGGQVAITYALAYLPAAFSSLTLLLQPVVAAILAWVLLNETIGPMQAIGGAVVLAGIMIARRG